The genomic DNA GATTTCTTGTAATTTTTGTTTGGCAAATGCTAGCCATTGTTTTATTTCTGGAGTTAAGTTATTTTCATTGGTTTCTAAGTCTAAATCATAAGGGCTGTGTAGTAAAGAGCAAGATGAGGAGATCCAAATATTTTCTTCCCCAATTTTCGAAATCACTAGTTCAATAGTTTTAAGAGAATCATCAAAATTGTTTTTCCAAATATTTCTACCGTCTACTAAACCTAAAGATAATTTGGTGTTTGGATTGTAGTATTTAGATTCTAAAATATCATTTAATTGTAATTGACACCTTACCAAGTCTAAATGCAGCGTATCGATAGGTAATTGTAGTGCTGTAATTAAATTATCACCATAACAATCAAAATAATTTGCTAAAAAGACTTTTAAATTTGGGAACTTGGTGTTTATTTTTTCATAGGTAGATTTAATGGCCTGTCTTTCTTGTTCATTTAAATCTAAAGCTAGACAAGGCTCATCAAATTGAATATATTCAACATCTAATAAAGCTAGTTGAGAAATAATTTCGAAATAGACAGGTAATAGTTTTTCTAATAAATTTAACCTGTGAAAACCCGCTTCTTTTTCTTTACCTAATAAAAGGAATGTTACCGGACCAATTAGTACAGGTTTGGTTTTTATACCTAATTCTAAAGCTTCTTTGTATTCGTCAATTATTTTAGTGGAGAAAAACTCAAAGGTTTGTTCTTTTTCAAATTCTGGCACAATGTAATGGTAGTTTGTATCAAACCATTTGGTCATTTCCATGGCAGTACAGTCAATGTCTTTGTTCTGTATACCTCTTGCCATTGCAAAGTATAAGTCTAACGAATTTCCTTGTTTTAGCTTATCATAACGTTTGGGAATACACCCTACGCTTAAGCAGGTGTCCAATACCTGATCGTAAAAAGAGAAATCATTTGATGGAATAGAATCTATTCCTGTATTTTTTTGAAGTTGCCAGTTTTCTTTTCTAATACTGAGGCCTACTTCTAAAAGCTCCTTTTGATTTGTTTTACCAGCCCAATACCCTTCGTTTGCTTTTTTTAGTTCTCTTTGTTTTCCTATTCTCGGATATCCTAAAATTGTAGTTTTCATAAAATCACATTGTTTTTTATATCTGTACAAAATTAGTTTTATAGATTTTTTATATCACTAAATGTTATTTATTTGGTTGTAATAACTATTTTTGGTTTTAATAATAGTTTTATAATCTTTTAATAGTGTCTAGAAATAAGTTAGACAGAAAATAATTCTACACATGCAATTAGATAAAACAGATTTACGCATTTTAAACATACTTCAAAACAATTCTAATTTAACGACAAAAGAGTTAGCAGCTAAGGTGAATTTGTCTACAACGCCAGTTTTTGAAAGGGTGAAGAAATTAGAGAATACAGGCTATATTAAAAAATATAAAGCCATTTTGGATTCGGAGAAATTAGACAGGGGGCTTATGGTGTTCTGTAATATTACGCTTAAGGAGCATACTCGTAAAATAGGAAACCAATTTGTAAAAGACATTCTTTCTTTAAGTGAAGTGATTGAGTGTTATAATATTTCTGGTGATTATGATTTTTTATTGAAGGTTTTGGTTAAAGATATGAAGGCTTATCAGAACTTTGTTTTGAACCACTTAGGTGAGTTGAAAAATATAGGGAGCGCTCACAGTACTTTTGTGATGGGGGAAATTAAAAATACTTATATGGTTCCTATTTAATTTGTTATATAAACCATTGGTTATTTTATCAAGGTGTGAGGAGGATGAATCTGATGATTAACAAGGTTGCTTTATGTGATTTCTCATTGCATTCGAAATGACCCAAAACACAAATGAACCTTGATGTCATGTCGACGATAGGAGACATCACATGATACTTTTTAATAAAAACAATAACTGATTTATGTGATAAACCGCATTAATTTAAGAGCAAAAAAAACTCGAAAATGCATTTATTTCCGAGCTTTTTATTCTTAATAATTACTTTAATTTAAGACTCAGCTGGCTTTTCAGCTTTTTCTATCGATATACTCAATTCTTGAGTTGCTTTATCTAAATCAATTTTAATTTTATCACCTTCTTCAAGATGGGAAGCAACAATTTCTTCAGCTAAAGCATCTTCAATATATTTTTGAATAGCTCTTTTTAAAGGTCTTGCTCCATATTGTTTATCAAAACCTTTTTCGGCAATATAATCTTTAGCACTTTTAGTAAGCTTTAAGATATAGCCTAAACCTTTAATTCGGGCTAAGAGTTTTTCTAATTCAATATCAATAATTTTATTGATATCTTCTTTTTCTAAGGCATTGAATACCACAACATCATCAATTCTATTTAAAAACTCGGGAGCAAACGATTTTTTTAATGCGTTTTCAATCACACCTCTAGCATTCGCATCTTCCTGAGCTTTTTGTGATGCCGTTCCAAAACCAATACCTGTTCCAAAATCTTTTAATTTTCTGGCCCCAATGTTGGATGTCATAATAATAATGGTATTTCTGAAATCGATTTTTCTTCCTAAACTATCAGTTAAATACCCATCATCAAGTACCTGAAGCAGCATATTAAAGACATCTGGATGTGCTTTTTCGATTTCATCTAACAGTATAACTGCATATGGCTTGCGTCTCACTTTTTCAGTTAACTGACCACCTTCTTCATATCCAACATACCCTGGAGGTGCTCCAATTAATCTGGAAATGGCAAATTTTTCCATATACTCGCTCATATCAATTCTAACGAGTGATTCTTCGCTATCAAATAACTCTCTGGATAGTACTTTTGCTAACTGTGTTTTACCAACACCAGTTTGACCTAAAAAGATAAATGAACCGATTGGCTTATTTGGATCTTTAAGTCCTGCACGGTTACGCTGAATTGCTTTTACAACTTTGGCTACTGCATCATCCTGTCCAATAACTTTTCCTTTAATAAGGTTAGGTAGTTCGGCCAGTCTGTTAATCTCTGTTTGTGCAATTCTGTTTACCGGTACTCCAGTCATCATTGAAACTACGTCTGCAACATTATCCTCTGTAACTATTTCTCTGTGCTGTTTTGTGTCTTCTTCCCATTTTTCCTGAGCAATAGCCAATTCTTTTTCGATGCGTTTTTCATCATCTCTAAGTTTTGCAGCTTCTTCATACTTTTGTTTCCTTACTACAGCATTCTTGGTTTCTTTAATATCTTCCAGTTGCTTTTCGAGTTCTATTATTTGTTTAGGAACATCAATATTAGTTATATGTACACGAGATCCTGCTTCATCCAAAGCATCAATAGCTTTGTCCGGTAAAAAACGTTCAGTCATGTACCTATTTGTTAACTTAACACAGGCTTCAATAGCTTCCGGTGTGTAATCAACGTTATGATGTTCTTCGTATTTTCCTTTTATATTGTTAAGGATTTCAATAGTTTCTTCTACCGAAGTAGGTTCTACTATAACCTTTTGAAAACGACGTTCTAAAGCACCGTCTTTTTCAATATATTGTCTGTATTCATCTAAAGTTGTAGCTCCAATGCATTGAATTTCACCACGAGCTAAAGCAGGTTTAAACATATTAGAGGCGTCTAAACTACCTGTAGCTCCACCAGCACCAACTATGGTATGTATTTCGTCAATAAAAAGGATAACATCGTCATTCTTTTCAAGCTCGTTCATAACAGCTTTCATGCGCTCTTCAAACTGTCCCCGGTATTTTGTTCCAGCAACTAAACTGGCTAAATCTAAAGTCACAACACGTTTATTAAATAAAATACGAGAGACTTTTCGTTTTACTATTCTAAGCGCTAAACCTTCAGCAATGGCAGACTTACCAACGCCAGGTTCACCAATTAAAAGGGGATTGTTTTTTTTACGTCTACTTAAAATCTGTGAGACACGCTGTATTTCCTTTTCACGTCCAACTACAGGGTCTAGCTTCCCTTCTTCAGCTAAGGCGGTTAAATCACGCCCAAAGTTATCTAAAACAGGTGTTTTGGACTTCTTATTTGCTTTTCCGGCAGGGGCATTAAAAATATTGTCTTTTGAAGCGTCCCCTTCAGTATTCATATCATCATCTTGAAAAGATTCAGATTTTGGTTCTATATAATCATTGTCGTTAGTAATCATAAGTTTAAATTGTTCTTTAACGTTATCATAGTCAACTTTTAGCTTATTTAAGAGCTTAGTCGTAGGGTCATTTTCATTTCTTAAAATACAGAGCAATAAATGCGCTGTATTTATTGAAGTACTTTGAAATAGTTTAGCTTCTAAAAATGTAGTTTTTAAAGCGCGTTCTGCTTGCCTTGTAAGATGTAAGTTCTTTTTTTGATTTGAAGTTACAGTAATGTTGGGGTTTGCAGGGCTCAATATCTCAACTTTGCGTCTCAAATGGTTTAAATCAATATCTAAAGCGTTAAGGATGTTGATAGCTTTGCCACTACCATCTCTTAGAAGTCCAAGCATTAAATGCTCAGTACCAATGAAATCGTGGCCCAACCTTAGCGCTTCTTCTTTGCTATATGCAATTACGTCTTTTACTCTTGGGGAAAAATTATCATCCATATTCGTGTTCCTTTCTGCATTAAAAATAGTAAAACATTTTACTAAAGGCAAAAACTATACCTTAAATTGTCTGTAAGTTGCTAATTGACGAAAAAATCTTTAAAAAATCAAAATTTTTTAAAGCATACTTATTAACTAAAAAAACATATAAAATTGTTAATAAAAAACATGAAAAAATAGTCAGGAAACGCTTAACATGACTATTGAAATACTTATATTAGCATGTTTTGAAAAATAGATAAAACTTAATTAAATTATATATGGCAGAAGGAGAAAAATTGATCCCTATTAATATTGAGGATGAGATGAAATCGGCATACATTGATTATTCAATGTCAGTCATTGTGTCACGTGCTTTACCGGATGTAAGGGACGGCTTAAAACCAGTTCATAGACGTGTACTTTATGGTATGCACGAATTGGGTGTTAGAGCGAGTTCAGCACATAAAAAATCCGCAAGAATAGTTGGAGAAGTTTTAGGTAAGTATCACCCTCATGGAGATACATCTGTTTATGATGCGATGGTACGTATGGCTCAGGAATGGAGTTTGCGTTATATGCTGGTCGACGGACAAGGGAATTTTGGTTCTATAGATGGTGATAGTCCAGCAGCAATGCGTTACACAGAAGCACGTATGCAAAAAATATCTGAGGACATGTTGGCAGATATAGAAAAGGAAACGGTAGATCATAAATTAAATTTTGATGATACTTTACAGGAACCTACTGTTTTACCAACTCGTATCCCAGGGCTTTTAGTTAATGGTGCGTCTGGTATTGCTGTAGGTATGGCTACGAACATGCCACCTCACAATTTAACCGAAGTGGTTAATGGTACTATAGCTTATA from Flavivirga abyssicola includes the following:
- a CDS encoding Lrp/AsnC family transcriptional regulator, with the translated sequence MQLDKTDLRILNILQNNSNLTTKELAAKVNLSTTPVFERVKKLENTGYIKKYKAILDSEKLDRGLMVFCNITLKEHTRKIGNQFVKDILSLSEVIECYNISGDYDFLLKVLVKDMKAYQNFVLNHLGELKNIGSAHSTFVMGEIKNTYMVPI
- a CDS encoding ATP-dependent Clp protease ATP-binding subunit, which gives rise to MDDNFSPRVKDVIAYSKEEALRLGHDFIGTEHLMLGLLRDGSGKAINILNALDIDLNHLRRKVEILSPANPNITVTSNQKKNLHLTRQAERALKTTFLEAKLFQSTSINTAHLLLCILRNENDPTTKLLNKLKVDYDNVKEQFKLMITNDNDYIEPKSESFQDDDMNTEGDASKDNIFNAPAGKANKKSKTPVLDNFGRDLTALAEEGKLDPVVGREKEIQRVSQILSRRKKNNPLLIGEPGVGKSAIAEGLALRIVKRKVSRILFNKRVVTLDLASLVAGTKYRGQFEERMKAVMNELEKNDDVILFIDEIHTIVGAGGATGSLDASNMFKPALARGEIQCIGATTLDEYRQYIEKDGALERRFQKVIVEPTSVEETIEILNNIKGKYEEHHNVDYTPEAIEACVKLTNRYMTERFLPDKAIDALDEAGSRVHITNIDVPKQIIELEKQLEDIKETKNAVVRKQKYEEAAKLRDDEKRIEKELAIAQEKWEEDTKQHREIVTEDNVADVVSMMTGVPVNRIAQTEINRLAELPNLIKGKVIGQDDAVAKVVKAIQRNRAGLKDPNKPIGSFIFLGQTGVGKTQLAKVLSRELFDSEESLVRIDMSEYMEKFAISRLIGAPPGYVGYEEGGQLTEKVRRKPYAVILLDEIEKAHPDVFNMLLQVLDDGYLTDSLGRKIDFRNTIIIMTSNIGARKLKDFGTGIGFGTASQKAQEDANARGVIENALKKSFAPEFLNRIDDVVVFNALEKEDINKIIDIELEKLLARIKGLGYILKLTKSAKDYIAEKGFDKQYGARPLKRAIQKYIEDALAEEIVASHLEEGDKIKIDLDKATQELSISIEKAEKPAES